In Chitinophaga sp. HK235, a single window of DNA contains:
- a CDS encoding helix-turn-helix domain-containing protein, translating into MPQPDSTNIIFHLAADFINQTNRHVFLTGKAGTGKTTFLKHIKEQTKKNTVVVAPTGVAAINAGGVTMHSFFQLPFGPFVPGSKRGFGMDEISSTDKHSLFRNIRFTNDKKVLLQELELLIIDEVSMVRCDMLDAIDTILRHFRNKPLQPFGGVQVLFIGDLYQLPPVVPDAEWQLLSEYYKSSFFFDAKVIEQAPPLYIELKKIYRQNEQLFIDVLNRVRNSEIEEEDLMMLNDRYDPYFKGEEGEYIVLSTHNRKADDINSRRLADMPGKLYRFEGKIEGDFSDKALPTELVLQLKIGAQVMFLKNDLAQPRRYYNGKIATVKDISDTEITLVLSGNHEELKLEKETWRNIRYSYNQEDNSIEEEEIGSFTQFPIRLAWAITIHKSQGLTFERAIIDAGYAFAPGQVYVALSRCTSLEGLVLHSRITYGSIKTDRQVIEFAEKEVAANELVVLLEMERKKFQATSLLQLFDWYRMQANVRSHAVWIQDKKVPDIDEALQLSRRLSAKTDQQQEVANRFVVQLHLLLDTTVQTGETDQLEERVTKAIGYFTQSIYEELIKPLQEHIALVKKQKSKKYLLQLMSLEADFWHKLQQIWEVSYAELNFTKGLKDYLKLREGETAADGKKEAVKPAAKGKVERGSSRRGTLELYLGGKTIPDIAVTRQLAVSTVESHLAQCVEAGELDLYRFVSESTVKLIVSHIRELGATAAGPIKERVGPAVTFAEIRAVQWYLKKQQEEQIMKD; encoded by the coding sequence ATGCCCCAACCTGATAGTACAAATATCATCTTCCACCTGGCGGCAGATTTCATTAACCAGACGAACCGCCATGTCTTCCTGACCGGTAAAGCCGGTACGGGCAAGACTACGTTCCTCAAACATATCAAAGAACAAACGAAGAAGAATACGGTGGTGGTGGCGCCTACCGGTGTTGCAGCGATCAATGCCGGCGGGGTAACCATGCACTCCTTTTTTCAGTTGCCGTTTGGCCCGTTTGTTCCGGGTAGCAAACGTGGCTTCGGTATGGATGAGATCAGCAGCACAGACAAACACAGTTTATTCCGCAACATCCGTTTTACCAACGATAAAAAAGTCCTCTTGCAGGAACTGGAACTACTCATCATCGATGAGGTGAGTATGGTGAGATGTGATATGCTGGACGCTATAGACACTATCCTGCGACATTTCAGGAACAAACCGTTGCAGCCTTTTGGTGGCGTACAGGTATTGTTTATCGGTGACTTGTATCAGTTGCCGCCGGTAGTGCCGGATGCAGAATGGCAGCTGTTGTCGGAGTATTACAAAAGTTCTTTTTTCTTCGATGCCAAGGTAATCGAACAGGCTCCCCCGCTGTATATCGAGTTGAAAAAGATATACCGGCAAAACGAACAGCTCTTCATTGATGTGCTGAACCGTGTTCGTAACAGTGAGATCGAGGAGGAAGATCTGATGATGCTGAACGACCGCTATGATCCTTATTTTAAGGGAGAAGAGGGGGAATACATCGTATTGTCTACGCACAATCGCAAGGCAGACGATATCAACTCCCGGCGGCTGGCAGATATGCCTGGCAAACTGTATCGCTTTGAAGGTAAGATAGAAGGTGATTTCAGCGACAAGGCCCTGCCTACGGAACTGGTGCTGCAGCTCAAGATAGGAGCGCAGGTGATGTTCCTGAAAAACGACCTGGCACAGCCCCGTCGTTACTACAACGGTAAAATAGCCACCGTAAAGGATATCAGTGATACTGAGATTACGCTCGTGTTGTCCGGCAATCACGAAGAGCTGAAACTGGAAAAGGAAACCTGGCGCAATATCCGCTATTCCTATAACCAGGAAGACAACAGTATTGAAGAAGAAGAGATCGGCAGTTTCACACAGTTCCCGATACGGCTGGCCTGGGCGATCACCATCCACAAAAGCCAGGGGCTTACGTTTGAAAGGGCTATCATCGACGCCGGCTATGCATTCGCTCCCGGACAGGTGTATGTGGCGCTGAGCCGCTGTACTTCGCTCGAAGGGCTGGTATTGCATTCCCGTATTACCTACGGTAGTATCAAAACAGACCGGCAGGTGATTGAATTCGCGGAGAAGGAAGTAGCAGCAAACGAACTGGTGGTACTGCTGGAAATGGAAAGGAAGAAGTTCCAGGCTACTTCACTACTGCAGCTGTTCGACTGGTACAGGATGCAGGCCAATGTAAGAAGCCATGCGGTATGGATTCAGGACAAAAAAGTACCCGATATCGATGAGGCGCTTCAGTTAAGCCGCCGGCTGTCTGCTAAAACAGACCAGCAGCAGGAGGTAGCCAACCGCTTTGTGGTACAGCTGCATCTGTTGCTCGATACTACAGTGCAAACCGGAGAAACGGACCAGCTGGAAGAGCGGGTGACCAAAGCGATCGGTTACTTCACGCAAAGCATATACGAAGAGCTGATCAAGCCTTTGCAGGAACATATTGCGCTGGTGAAAAAGCAGAAGTCAAAGAAGTACCTGCTGCAGCTGATGTCGCTGGAAGCCGACTTCTGGCACAAACTTCAGCAGATATGGGAAGTATCTTATGCAGAGCTGAATTTTACCAAAGGGCTGAAGGATTATTTGAAACTCAGGGAAGGGGAAACCGCTGCTGATGGAAAGAAGGAAGCGGTGAAGCCTGCAGCAAAAGGTAAGGTGGAACGCGGTAGCAGCCGTCGTGGTACGCTGGAATTATATCTGGGTGGAAAAACGATCCCGGATATTGCAGTGACGCGGCAACTGGCTGTCAGCACTGTGGAAAGCCATCTGGCGCAATGTGTAGAGGCCGGTGAGCTGGACCTGTACCGCTTCGTGTCGGAGTCAACGGTCAAACTGATTGTATCTCACATCCGGGAACTGGGCGCCACCGCCGCAGGCCCTATCAAAGAACGGGTAGGCCCTGCCGTTACTTTCGCTGAAATCAGGGCTGTGCAATGGTATCTTAAAAAACAACAGGAAGAGCAGATTATGAAAGATTAA
- a CDS encoding cold-shock protein — protein sequence MQTGVVKFFNEAKGFGFIKIEGTGQEIFVHVSGIKESIGENDRVVFDVEEGRKGPNAVNVRLA from the coding sequence ATGCAAACAGGTGTAGTTAAATTTTTTAATGAAGCTAAAGGTTTTGGATTCATTAAAATCGAAGGTACAGGACAGGAAATTTTTGTTCACGTATCTGGAATTAAAGAAAGCATCGGCGAAAACGACCGCGTAGTATTCGACGTGGAAGAAGGTAGAAAAGGCCCGAATGCTGTTAATGTAAGACTGGCATAA
- a CDS encoding MFS transporter, translated as MKNTDAWRIRAILTGSAGNLVEWYDWYIYTTFSLYFAPVFFPKGNYTAQLLNTAAIFAVGFLMRPIGGWMFGRIADQKGRKASMTLSVLLMSMGSMLIAFTPSYNSIGVAAPALLLVARLLQGLSVGGEYGTSATYLSEVATASRRGFYSSFQYVTLIGGQLTALGVQMLLQRVFLSPPQLQEWGWRIPFVIGALLAFFALYLRTHMQESGSFEKHKTSTNKGSVKALFQQYPRAAFTVVGLTMGGTLAFYTYTTYMQKFLVNTVHLTIERATTITFYVMLIYAILQPLFGWLSDIYGRKPLLIGFGVLGTLCTVPILSTISQTSSEWTAFWLILAALVIVSGYTSINAVVKAEMFPAEVRALGVGFPYAITVALFGGTAEPIALYFKKTGHESWFYWYVTACIFISLLVYITARDTKRSSYLDKDFTEPSA; from the coding sequence ATGAAAAATACTGACGCCTGGCGCATAAGGGCCATCCTGACCGGTTCAGCCGGCAATCTGGTAGAATGGTACGATTGGTACATCTACACTACATTTTCGCTGTATTTTGCTCCGGTATTTTTTCCGAAGGGAAATTACACCGCACAGTTACTGAATACGGCCGCCATCTTTGCAGTAGGGTTCCTGATGCGGCCTATCGGTGGGTGGATGTTTGGCCGGATCGCCGACCAGAAAGGCCGTAAAGCCTCCATGACATTATCTGTTTTACTGATGTCCATGGGCTCCATGCTCATCGCTTTTACGCCCTCCTACAACAGCATTGGGGTAGCCGCGCCCGCTTTACTGCTGGTAGCCAGGCTCTTACAAGGCCTCAGCGTAGGCGGAGAATATGGCACATCAGCCACCTACCTCAGCGAAGTAGCCACTGCCAGCCGCCGCGGGTTTTACTCCAGTTTTCAGTATGTAACCCTGATTGGTGGCCAGCTGACAGCCCTCGGCGTACAGATGCTGCTGCAGCGGGTATTCCTCTCCCCTCCCCAATTGCAGGAATGGGGATGGCGTATTCCCTTCGTCATTGGCGCCCTGCTCGCTTTCTTCGCGCTGTATCTCCGCACTCATATGCAGGAATCCGGTTCTTTCGAAAAACATAAAACATCAACCAACAAAGGATCGGTAAAAGCCCTTTTCCAGCAATATCCCCGCGCAGCCTTTACGGTAGTAGGTCTTACGATGGGTGGCACCCTCGCCTTCTATACCTATACTACCTATATGCAGAAATTTCTGGTCAATACCGTACATCTCACCATAGAAAGAGCCACCACCATCACTTTTTATGTGATGCTGATATATGCAATACTGCAACCTTTATTCGGCTGGCTTTCAGATATATATGGCAGAAAACCCCTGCTGATAGGGTTTGGCGTGCTGGGCACCCTGTGCACGGTGCCCATTCTGAGTACCATTAGCCAGACCAGCTCCGAATGGACTGCCTTCTGGCTCATCCTGGCAGCGCTCGTCATTGTAAGTGGTTATACCTCCATTAATGCGGTGGTAAAAGCGGAGATGTTTCCGGCGGAAGTAAGGGCGCTGGGCGTGGGCTTCCCCTATGCTATCACCGTAGCCCTCTTTGGAGGTACAGCAGAACCTATTGCCCTCTATTTTAAAAAGACAGGGCACGAATCCTGGTTTTACTGGTATGTAACAGCCTGTATCTTTATTTCTCTGCTGGTATACATTACAGCGAGAGACACCAAACGCAGCTCCTACCTTGATAAGGATTTTACAGAACCATCTGCATAA
- the rpiA gene encoding ribose-5-phosphate isomerase RpiA yields the protein MQQQDLAKKAAGEKAAEYVKPGMTIGLGTGSTAYYAIMRIGKLVRDGMPLRAVATSEQSEQLAKEQGIPIISFSEIDKIDLDIDGADEVDEHFRLIKGGGGALLREKIVAAASSQMIVITDESKYVKHLGRFPLPVEIIPFAWELTFKRLIALDAAPVLRTRDGRTFVTDNGNYILDCHYEKIKDPAGLHQQLNDIPGVVENGLFLHYASRLIIGYADGSVKSLSR from the coding sequence ATGCAACAACAGGACCTGGCAAAAAAGGCCGCTGGAGAAAAAGCGGCCGAATACGTCAAACCGGGAATGACCATTGGTCTGGGTACCGGTAGTACGGCCTACTATGCGATTATGCGTATAGGCAAGCTCGTGAGAGATGGTATGCCGCTCCGTGCGGTGGCCACTTCTGAACAGTCGGAGCAGCTGGCAAAGGAACAAGGCATCCCCATCATCTCTTTCAGTGAAATAGACAAAATAGATCTGGACATTGATGGGGCTGATGAGGTAGATGAACACTTCCGGCTGATCAAAGGCGGTGGTGGCGCATTGCTGCGGGAGAAAATCGTGGCGGCCGCATCATCCCAGATGATCGTGATTACCGACGAGTCCAAGTATGTAAAACACCTGGGCCGTTTTCCGTTGCCGGTAGAGATTATTCCTTTTGCCTGGGAGCTGACCTTTAAAAGGCTTATAGCCCTGGATGCAGCGCCGGTGCTGCGTACCAGAGACGGCCGTACTTTCGTGACAGACAATGGCAACTACATACTGGATTGCCATTATGAAAAAATCAAAGACCCGGCTGGATTGCACCAGCAACTAAATGATATCCCTGGCGTAGTGGAGAACGGATTGTTCCTGCACTACGCCAGTCGGCTTATTATCGGTTATGCAGATGGTTCTGTAAAATCCTTATCAAGGTAG
- a CDS encoding aminotransferase class III-fold pyridoxal phosphate-dependent enzyme, which produces MLYTFSAAGVENLLRDHYGLTVTAKELEGYEEANFLVKDEQGNAWICKIAGDDHAPAFLDAQVRILDHLAASEVKGYFPQVVKNTKNEAVTHLIFPEEIHYLRLYTWLEGQPVVTVTGTRDIYTSWGSLLGKMDKALQHFSHPAMHREIRWDVARALDARDQLHCIKDPEKKRLAAYFLLQFEMEVLPHLHRLRKAYTHNDANDYNILVRDNIVSGLIDFGDMVYTVLANNVAIACTYAMLEATDPMEAAVALVAAYHQAYPLTETETDLLYYLIAARLCISVTTSAEKAAAGSDNDFHFITENGAWKLLTKLITINPLAMQQAFRTACGFAPVIDNASDYTPLLADRKAHIGRNLSISYKQPLKIVRGALQYLYDDKGRTFIDCVNNPSHVGHCHPVVVKAIQQQVARLNTNTRYLHDHLVDYANRLIATLPPSLEVCYFTNSGSEANDLAIRMSRHYTQQKDVIVLDHAYHGTSTVAMELSPYKFDGKGGFGKPSHTHKALNPDMFRGPYRADDPQAGEKYAADVDRIIADLKGEGKGPAAYICETLLGVGGQIPLPPGYLKAVYTSVKAAGGVCIADEVQVGFGRVGDAFWGFELQEVTPDIVVLGKPIGNGHPLAAVVTTRAIADAFNNGMEYFNTFGGNPVSMATGLAVLQVIQEEGLQEHARVTGNYFMEGLRKLKGKHAIIGDVRGHGFFIGAELVRDRTTLEPAVPEIDVIVEAMKQRGFLLSTDGPLHNVLKIKPPMVFNKENTDSLLAHLDEVLSSM; this is translated from the coding sequence ATGTTGTATACTTTTTCAGCAGCCGGAGTGGAAAACCTGCTCAGGGATCATTACGGTCTGACCGTTACTGCCAAAGAACTGGAAGGTTATGAGGAAGCTAATTTTCTGGTAAAGGATGAACAGGGTAATGCCTGGATTTGCAAGATAGCCGGAGATGATCATGCCCCTGCTTTTCTGGATGCTCAGGTGCGTATCCTTGATCATCTCGCTGCCAGTGAGGTGAAGGGATATTTCCCGCAGGTGGTGAAAAATACGAAGAACGAAGCGGTGACCCACCTCATTTTCCCGGAAGAAATACACTATCTCCGCCTCTATACCTGGCTGGAAGGCCAGCCGGTTGTCACGGTAACGGGTACACGTGATATATATACTTCCTGGGGCAGCCTCCTCGGTAAAATGGACAAGGCACTGCAACATTTCTCCCATCCGGCCATGCACCGGGAAATCCGTTGGGACGTGGCCCGTGCACTCGATGCCCGCGACCAGCTGCACTGTATCAAAGATCCGGAGAAAAAACGGCTGGCCGCTTATTTCCTGCTGCAGTTTGAGATGGAAGTGTTGCCGCACCTGCATCGCCTGCGTAAAGCATATACACATAATGACGCCAACGATTATAATATACTGGTACGTGATAACATCGTCAGCGGTCTGATTGATTTTGGAGATATGGTATACACCGTGCTGGCCAATAATGTGGCCATCGCCTGTACTTATGCCATGCTGGAAGCTACAGACCCGATGGAGGCCGCAGTGGCTTTGGTGGCTGCTTATCATCAGGCTTATCCGCTCACGGAAACAGAAACAGACCTGCTGTATTATCTGATAGCCGCACGTTTATGCATCAGCGTTACCACTTCCGCGGAAAAAGCTGCCGCCGGCAGTGACAACGATTTCCATTTTATCACGGAAAACGGTGCCTGGAAACTGTTGACTAAACTGATCACCATCAATCCGCTGGCCATGCAGCAGGCTTTCCGTACCGCCTGTGGTTTTGCGCCGGTGATCGATAACGCTTCAGACTATACGCCGCTGCTGGCAGACCGGAAAGCCCATATCGGCCGCAACCTGAGCATCAGCTACAAACAACCGTTGAAAATTGTGCGTGGCGCACTGCAGTACCTGTACGACGATAAAGGCCGTACATTCATCGATTGTGTGAATAACCCCAGCCACGTAGGTCACTGCCATCCTGTGGTGGTGAAAGCCATACAGCAGCAGGTGGCCCGGCTCAACACCAATACAAGATATCTGCATGATCACCTGGTAGACTATGCCAACCGGCTGATCGCCACACTGCCGCCTTCTCTGGAAGTATGTTATTTTACCAACTCCGGTAGTGAGGCCAACGATCTGGCCATCCGCATGAGCCGCCACTATACACAGCAAAAGGATGTCATCGTACTGGACCATGCTTATCACGGTACCTCTACAGTAGCCATGGAGCTGAGTCCGTATAAGTTTGACGGCAAAGGTGGTTTCGGAAAACCATCCCATACACATAAAGCACTCAACCCCGATATGTTCCGCGGTCCTTATCGTGCAGACGATCCGCAGGCTGGAGAAAAATATGCTGCCGATGTAGACCGTATCATCGCTGATCTGAAAGGAGAAGGGAAAGGCCCTGCCGCCTATATCTGCGAAACATTGCTGGGCGTAGGCGGACAGATACCGCTGCCTCCCGGATACCTGAAAGCCGTATATACGTCAGTGAAAGCTGCCGGCGGTGTGTGCATCGCAGATGAGGTACAGGTAGGCTTTGGCCGTGTAGGCGATGCCTTCTGGGGATTTGAGCTGCAGGAAGTAACTCCTGATATTGTCGTGCTGGGTAAACCGATCGGTAACGGTCATCCCCTGGCGGCAGTAGTGACTACCCGCGCCATTGCAGATGCCTTTAACAACGGAATGGAATATTTCAATACGTTTGGAGGCAACCCGGTTTCTATGGCCACAGGCCTGGCAGTGCTGCAGGTGATTCAGGAAGAAGGCCTGCAGGAACATGCAAGGGTCACCGGCAACTACTTTATGGAAGGGCTGCGCAAGCTGAAGGGAAAACATGCTATTATCGGCGATGTACGCGGTCATGGCTTCTTTATCGGGGCCGAGCTGGTGCGTGATCGTACTACGCTGGAACCCGCCGTCCCTGAAATTGATGTCATCGTGGAAGCAATGAAACAGCGGGGTTTCCTGCTCAGCACAGACGGTCCTTTACATAACGTGCTCAAGATAAAGCCGCCCATGGTGTTTAACAAGGAGAATACAGACTCCCTGCTGGCCCATCTCGACGAAGTATTGTCTTCCATGTGA
- a CDS encoding trehalase family glycosidase — translation MSKLKWLLALLLIQQTARAQRNHFADVLDLHYTVKDSTKIAGTFFSDMGAWHAYALPQPGNGTGFTGPLLMDMKGEWLSEAIAQLHLYTAGKELILQQDRTTTHYYPGLLQLGYTAGDVKVQMQLIFTGKREAMMQTIVRNTGKAPMSLLVQWQGQPKLKRAQISHTDNGINVAVAGTPHSFRLQWWSPLPWNIRSSGTGYIAEKMVSLPAGSQLEDLQTQTFMPEGETPAASPVKPVFSTALQQNEQRWNGYVKQLFLRMPFTVKDRFRSRLAVKSMITLLTNWRSASGDIRHDGVFPSISYQGFYGIWSWDSWKQAVGLSYFAPELAKDNIRSLFDYQAASGMVPDCIYADSTENNFRDTKPPLAAWAVWEVYKASRDTAFLREMYPALERYHAWWYAERDHDHNELCEYGATDGTRIAAAWESGMDNAVRFDKAKMLKNTPGAWSLDQESVDLNSYLSKEKTILAQICTVLQQSDKATGWQEKAGVLNRQINSAFYDKASGFYYDRQLGGELIRIKGPEGWIPLWAGITPEPYVKNITKYLLDTTVFNTLVPLPVLDASEKAFDPQRGYWRGPVWIDQFYFAIAGLKQYREEAAARALTTKLWQHAEGMNDNKPLHENYHPRTGKGLNAGNFSWTAAHVLMLLADKL, via the coding sequence ATGAGTAAATTAAAATGGCTGCTGGCGCTGCTGTTGATACAGCAGACTGCCCGGGCACAACGGAACCACTTTGCAGATGTACTGGACCTGCACTACACTGTAAAAGACAGTACTAAAATAGCGGGCACTTTTTTTTCAGACATGGGAGCCTGGCATGCTTATGCTTTGCCCCAACCTGGTAATGGCACCGGTTTTACCGGGCCGCTGCTGATGGACATGAAAGGGGAGTGGTTGTCCGAGGCCATCGCACAACTGCACCTGTACACAGCAGGAAAAGAACTGATATTACAGCAGGACCGCACTACTACCCATTATTATCCGGGGCTGTTGCAGCTGGGGTACACTGCCGGCGACGTAAAGGTGCAGATGCAGCTTATCTTCACCGGCAAGCGGGAAGCGATGATGCAGACCATCGTTCGTAATACCGGGAAGGCGCCAATGTCCTTATTGGTACAGTGGCAGGGACAACCGAAGTTAAAACGGGCGCAGATCAGCCATACAGACAATGGTATCAACGTCGCCGTAGCCGGTACTCCGCATAGTTTCCGACTGCAATGGTGGTCACCCTTGCCCTGGAATATCCGTTCCTCCGGCACGGGCTATATAGCGGAGAAAATGGTCAGTCTGCCGGCAGGCAGCCAGCTCGAAGACCTGCAAACACAGACTTTTATGCCGGAAGGAGAAACACCTGCGGCATCACCAGTGAAGCCGGTATTCAGCACAGCACTGCAGCAAAACGAACAACGCTGGAATGGTTATGTTAAACAGCTGTTCCTTCGTATGCCCTTCACCGTTAAAGATCGTTTTCGCAGCCGCCTGGCGGTAAAAAGCATGATCACGCTGCTGACCAACTGGCGTAGTGCTTCCGGCGATATTCGTCATGATGGCGTATTCCCTTCTATTTCCTACCAGGGCTTTTACGGCATCTGGTCCTGGGACAGCTGGAAACAGGCCGTAGGACTCAGCTATTTTGCACCCGAACTGGCCAAAGACAATATCCGTTCTTTGTTCGATTATCAGGCCGCATCCGGCATGGTACCCGACTGTATATATGCAGACAGTACGGAAAACAATTTCCGTGATACCAAGCCCCCATTGGCCGCCTGGGCGGTATGGGAGGTATATAAAGCCTCCAGGGACACGGCCTTCCTCCGTGAAATGTATCCTGCACTCGAACGTTACCACGCCTGGTGGTACGCCGAAAGAGACCATGACCACAATGAGTTATGTGAATACGGCGCTACAGATGGCACCCGCATCGCGGCAGCCTGGGAAAGCGGTATGGACAATGCGGTCCGCTTTGATAAGGCAAAGATGCTGAAGAATACTCCAGGGGCCTGGTCACTTGATCAGGAGTCGGTAGATCTCAACAGTTATCTGTCTAAAGAAAAAACAATACTCGCTCAGATCTGCACCGTATTGCAACAATCAGACAAAGCTACCGGCTGGCAGGAGAAAGCCGGTGTACTGAACAGGCAGATCAACAGTGCATTCTATGACAAGGCTTCCGGCTTTTATTACGACCGCCAGCTGGGTGGTGAACTCATACGCATCAAAGGCCCGGAAGGATGGATCCCGCTATGGGCAGGCATTACACCAGAACCTTACGTGAAAAATATAACAAAATACCTGCTGGATACCACTGTTTTTAATACATTAGTGCCCTTGCCCGTGCTGGATGCCAGTGAAAAAGCTTTCGATCCGCAACGGGGTTACTGGCGTGGGCCTGTATGGATAGACCAGTTTTATTTTGCCATCGCAGGCCTGAAGCAATACCGGGAAGAAGCTGCAGCCCGGGCACTGACAACAAAACTGTGGCAACATGCAGAAGGGATGAACGATAACAAACCTCTGCATGAAAACTATCACCCGCGTACCGGCAAAGGCCTGAATGCAGGGAATTTCAGCTGGACAGCAGCACATGTGCTGATGCTGCTGGCAGACAAACTTTAA